One Diospyros lotus cultivar Yz01 chromosome 1, ASM1463336v1, whole genome shotgun sequence genomic window carries:
- the LOC127797693 gene encoding uncharacterized protein LOC127797693, whose product MGVQQDDKSTERNGFSVSGSEEFGVDVPWQRVPEETKHLPIKKRKFMLQSPLPMMSQAASPQCDQSPSSKLQTSSSQSNDSNQTNNDECSSGQWNRLDSVSNQELGLSNDPVEVEVQFHEGIENVLVNGEHSELMNRKSDRIEDFSGVSLLATAACNNIITDDSQNPKAGNEVGEFLTPDDINFCMSVTPLRRSSIFSETGNLSLKDSAHEDNIDYSIVQDNSATVPLNFHGKRDSETKKRSASMKDERLHWDLNTMMEAWKIPCDDQKNVSQGILDDGLNGENLERSEGCVKLWESYLTLGLSTYSTTDTGVSTLVTSEDRSLDDSPFPVSETISSKSLPREKTDTYPTNDVIQAREDCCGTSSLQVIKTLSAEDIHCGKHNVVHLDLAVSEKAVSQIDSIQLKKDSSEAFDLPDNGTSSTDLVCRVNNSEHSVSKPGKLHPSFPLLECKTDHVFSNAFEGDQDNEAVALDASTKESSFPVDNKPKSNEFFGWALLGGLNNNGRVADVSDGFRGHMVVVEKLTGSEAGNSTEPFDLPANETSLTDLVSRVNNNEHSVCKSGKPHSLDLSPEHESVHIFYNTSEEGPDKEASALHSPPNELSFHVDENKPKSYELLGKVALEDQSDNGYGVGGSHSIHGHMVSVEKLPGCEAGYSREVFDLPDNGTSSIDLISRVNNDEHSLCISGKQHPSHTSLDHDNAHVFDNTFEVGQDRQAPVIHATPNESSPYVAMNEHKSDECFAKVAFEDPNNHEYGADVSHGVHGHMVGVEKQTESKTGYESPFEDGELSQSVVYSLEENEDEGEAECVDYDSDIKDEDDLDAATHCLSKAGSDMLKNDNNGGVAENVIECGGLDALKESSQSTGSKELSGQNLPPGVCRFSCNTTIDNTNKELLACDPFNRLDAEASSVVEVVSRATRGKLSSRIEGSSFSDALDWKDKSRSNSGSCFQARKVFGSAKYLRKERPAWRIQDASQGDGRWIDCPTGLDSRNSHQTGYPHGSGRFRPSSVGAKYTTRMDVLSYRDQKRSMNYSSKDDYRPHLRRISDSNDGYGVHRGMVAERDNCDTRSRSRSGIYQDGVHRGPREEYRGALTEDHGSSSVGRPRYLSRRDRSFSPIASGGAIFPQSRWKSRSQSRSRSPVNWHLQRERNMGVRGLDRPLGLRSEFMMERTRMLSQKSDFPADEGILFSPPRNDFFSHCDSQWIDDHSYMATHFKQKISPGKMFWRNPRYHSRGSPGRMKSDDCRPMIGSRRFTGLSGGAGRGHKYDGRHCEGVEDGDRYEMNHRGRHYDTGGAVRPFHYDADDYCELHNTQNEDNCSRGSDRRDMPMPRPRTGREERGSFRYNNERKYAAGPKSRIQDYEEDPCRG is encoded by the exons ATGGGTGTGCAACAGGATGACAAGAGCACTGAAAGGAATGGGTTTTCAGTTTCTGGATCAGAGGAG TTTGGGGTAGATGTTCCATGGCAACGTGTCCCTGAAGAAACAAAACATTTACCCattaaaaaaaggaaatttatGCTCCAGTCTCCATTGCCAATGATGTCTCAAGCTGCTTCACCACAATGTGACCAGTCTCCATCATCTAAGCTGCAGACCTCTTCGTCACAATCTAATGATAGTAATCAAACTAATAATGACGAATGCAGTTCAGGGCAATGGAATCGTTTGGATTCCGTATCCAATCAGGAACTAGGGTTATCTAATGATCCTGTAGAAGTAGAAGTGCAGTTCCATGAAGGTATTGAAAATGTTTTGGTGAATGGGGAGCACTCGGAACTGATGAATAGAAAGTCTGATCGCATTGAAGACTTTTCAGGTGTTTCACTTCTTGCAACTGCTGCTTGCAATAACATAATCACTGATGATTCCCAGAATCCAAAGGCAGGTAATGAAGTAGGTGAATTTTTGACTCCAGATGATATTAACTTTTGTATGTCTGTTACACCTTTGAGGAGATCTAGTATATTCTCTGAAACGGGCAATTTGTCTCTGAAAGATTCAGCACATGAAGATAATATTGATTATTCAATAGTTCAAGATAATTCAGCAACTGTGCCTCTAAATTTTCATGGTAAGAGAGACAGTGAAACAAAAAAGAGGTCTGCTTCTATGAAAGATGAGAGGTTACACTGGGACCTGAATACTATGATGGAGGCATGGAAGATACCCTGTGATGACCAAAAAAATGTTTCTCAAGGAATCCTTGATGATGGTTTGAATGGTGAAAATCTAGAAAGATCAGAAGGTTGTGTCAAGCTATGGGAATCCTACCTGACTCTGGGTTTATCAACATATTCTACTACAGATACCGGGGTTTCTACTTTAGTTACAAGCGAGGATAGATCCCTCGATGATTCTCCTTTCCCTGTGTCAGAAACTATCTCAAGCAAGTCTCTTCCCAGAGAAAAGACAGATACATATCCTACAAATGATGTCATACAGGCAAGAGAAGATTGCTGTGGAACTTCTTCCCTGCAAGTCATCAAAACATTGTCGGCTGAAGATATTCATTGTGGAAAGCATAATGTTGTTCACCTCGATCTGGCAGTCTCAGAGAAGGCTGTGTCTCAGATTGACAGCATACAACTGAAAAAGGATTCTAGTGAAGCATTTGATTTACCTGATAATGGGACTTCTTCAACGGACTTGGTTTGCAGAGTCAATAACAGTGAGCATTCTGTATCTAAACCAGGGAAACTGCATCCTTCCTTCCCTTTACTGGAGTGTAAAACAGATCATGTCTTTAGCAACGCTTTTGAAGGGGACCAAGATAATGAAGCTGTCGCTCTAGATGCTTCTACAAAAGAATCATCATTCCCTGTTGATAATAAGCCCAAGTCTAATGAGTTTTTTGGTTGGGCTCTGCTTGGAGGTCTTAACAATAATGGTCGTGTTGCTGATGTTTCTGATGGTTTTCGTGGTCATATGGTTGTTGTTGAAAAATTGACTGGAAGTGAAGCTGGTAATTCTACAGAACCATTTGATTTACCTGCAAATGAGACTTCTTTGACAGACTTGGTTAGCAGAGTCAACAACAATGAGCATTCTGTGTGTAAATCAGGGAAACCACATTCTTTGGACCTTTCACCAGAGCATGAAAGTGTACACATTTTTTACAACACTTCTGAAGAGGGCCCAGACAAAGAAGCTTCTGCACTACATTCTCCCCCAAACGAATTATCATTCCATGTTGATGAGAACAAGCCCAAGTCCTATGAGCTTTTAGGTAAGGTTGCTCTTGAAGATCAAAGTGATAATGGATATGGTGTGGGTGGTTCTCACAGCATTCATGGTCATATGGTTAGTGTTGAAAAATTACCGGGATGTGAAGCTGGTTATTCTAGAGAAGTATTTGATTTACCTGATAATGGGACTTCTTCAATAGACTTGATAAGCAGAGTAAACAATGATGAGCATTCACTATGTATATCAGGGAAACAACATCCTTCCCACACTTCACTCGACCATGATAATGCACATGTGTTTGACAACACTTTTGAAGTTGGTCAAGATAGACAAGCTCCTGTAATACATGCTACTCCAAATGAATCATCACCATATGTTGCTATGAATGAACACAAGTCAGATGAGTGTTTTGCTAAGGTTGCTTTTGAAGATCCTAACAATCATGAATATGGTGCAGATGTTTCTCATGGTGTTCATGGTCATATGGTTGGTGTTGAAAAACAAACTGAAAGTAAAACTGGCTATGAGTCTCCATTTGAAGATGGAGAATTGAGTCAGTCAGTTGTATACTCCTTGGAGGAGAATGAAGATGAAGGTGAAGCTGAATGTGTGGACTATGATTCTGATATCAAAGATGAAGATGACCTCGATGCTGCCACTCACTGTTTGTCAAAAGCTGGTTCTGATATGTTAAAAAATGACAATAATGGAGGGGTAGCAGAAAATGTCATAGAATGTGGTGGTCTGGATGCTTTGAAGGAATCAAGCCAGTCAACAGGCTCTAAAGAGCTCTCTGGGCAGAATCTACCACCTGGTGTTTGTAGATTTTCTTGTAATACCaccattgacaatacaaataaAGAATTATTGGCTTGTGATCCATTTAATAGACTTGATGCTGAAGCTTCTTCTGTAGTAGAGGTTGTATCAAGGGCAACGAGGGGAAAATTGTCATCACGCATTGAAGGATCATCATTTTCTGATGCTTTGGATTGGAAGGACAAGAGCAG ATCCAATTCTGGCTCTTGTTTTCAAGCTAGAAAGGTGTTTGGTTCAGCAAAGTACTTGAGAAAGGAAAGACCTGCTTGGCGAATACAGGATGCAAGCCAAGGGGATGGTCGCTGGATTGATTGTCCAACAGGCTTGGATTCAAGAAACAGCCATCAAACTGGGTATCCACATGGTAGTGGGCGCTTCAGGCCGTCAAGTGTTGGTGCAAAATATACGACAAGGATGGATGTATTGAGCTACCGTGATCAGAAGCGGTCTATGAATTATTCATCAAAAGATGATTATCGACCACACCTTAGGAGGATATCTGATAGTAATGATGGTTATGGTGTACATAGGGGAATGGTAGCAGAAAGAGATAATTGTGACACTAGGAGCAGGAGCAGATCAGGAATATATCAGGATGGGGTCCATAGAGGGCCCAGGGAAGAGTACCGTGGAGCTTTAACTGAGGACCATGGATCATCTTCTGTTGGCAGGCCACGTTATTTATCAAGGAGAGATCGCAGCTTTTCTCCCATTGCCAGTGGAGGTGCTATTTTTCCCCAGTCCCGCTGGAAGTCTCGATCACAATCCAGAAGTAGATCTCCTGTAAATTGGCATTTGCAGAGGGAAAGAAACATGGGAGTCAGAGGCCTAGATAGACCTCTGGGCTTGAGGTCTGAGTTCATGATGGAGAGAACAAGAATGCTTTCCCAGAAGTCTGATTTTCCAGCAGATGAAGGTATCCTTTTCTCTCCACCAAGAAATGACTTCTTCTCACACTGTGACTCTCAATGGATTGATGATCATAGTTACATGGCTACtcatttcaaacaaaaaatatcacCTGGGAAAATGTTTTGGCGAAATCCAAGGTATCATTCCAGGGGTTCTCCAGGAAGAATGAAGTCTGATGATTGTAGACCCATGATAGGCTCCAGAAGATTTACTGGTCTGTCTGGTGGAGCTGGTAGGGGACATAAATATGATGGCAGACACTGCGAGGGAGTGGAAGATGGTGACAGATATGAGATGAATCATCGAGGGAGGCACTATGACACTGGTGGTGCAGTAAGGCCATTCCACTATGATGCAGATGATTATTGTGAATTGCATAACACTCAGAATGAGGACAACTGCAGTAGAGGTAGTGACAGAAGGGATATGCCCATGCCCAGGCCGAGGACAGGGAGGGAAGAGAGAGGTTCTTTTAGATACAACAATGAGAGAAAATACGCTGCTGGCCCCAAGTCTAGAATTCAAGATTATGAGGAGGATCCCTGTAGAGGATGA